A segment of the Spodoptera frugiperda isolate SF20-4 chromosome 29, AGI-APGP_CSIRO_Sfru_2.0, whole genome shotgun sequence genome:
tataatgataattattatgttcaaatTGTATTATGTTCAAACCTTCTTAAGTAAAGGTCCATAGTTATGCAGTGCAGACTAAAATACtgatttaaatacataaaagttaagCTTAAACTTGTTGTAAGAAATAGTTATTAGAGGAAATATTGGTGGAGCAAaaggaaatcataaaataatgtttatttgggaatgaataaataaacagacaaataatattattgtttggtAAAAAGAGTAACAATGAATTCAACATCATACTATGTTATGTTAGAAGGTACTGAACTATTGAAGAGGAAGGTTAGTTTTCCTTTATAAAGAAAAGTTTACTTATATTCTACGTTTTTTCATACAGTAGAGAAGTAATTACCTGTTCTGTTAAATGTGAGAGCAGCTCATCCTTATCAACAACATCATCAAAGTTTTCTTCATCCTCTATTTCAATTACAGGTACCTCATCCGGGTACTTTGCTGTGTATGTGAAGACTAGTTGACACGCGAGCCCTTCTCCTTCATCAAACCCTTCAGATTTGATAGGTATACTAAACTTGTGGAAGGGTTTTGTTTCAATAACTGTAAATAaacgataatttaattttaataaacaatttacccaaatatatatatatggaCTGGTTTAGAATAATGTGATAGTAATGCTAGACTTTAGATTAGATAGTAATTTAAGTCTCAAGAAGGTAAATTTGCACCGGTGAATACAACAAAAGTTGTTCCTCAGACACAACAAAATTAACACACTTTATAACCAATTTAGAAAAGACGGGTTCGCAGTAACAGGCAACAGAACTTACTTTGCATATCTCCATAATAAATAGAGTCTAAAGCTTCCACCTCGCTCGCCTGCTCATATTGGTAATccatgatttcttttttatttcacacgTTTTAGTTGCGATTCCACAGTTCCCACATACACAAATTGTCAAACGAATGTCATTTTGTATGTGTCTGTGTCTTATTGTCAATGTCACGTACGATCATAGACTGTCTATATGACCACAGACGACGTGCTCCTATTCAATAAACAAGTTGTAACGACAAACATTGTCAATGTCACAATTTGTTGATGTCAAAGTCATTGCGTCAAATTCATAGAAGTgcttgtgtttatttttgtgaattataatttatttttcaattcaattgtttaagtatatgtaatacTTGTGATTTATAAAATGGATACACCCGATTTATTAACCCCTTTTAATGCGCAGTCGGATTCGGAACCATCTAATACACCAGGGTTAATATTTCaagatatacctacctacctcatcattttaaattttataagaaattttatgtttatctttacttaaatcatattatttatatttcagaaGCCAAGCAATTACCATAAGCTCATCGGCCAACGATGATTGCTCAGAATTACAAGAACACGTAATGGAGAATATTCAAAAACCTAATGTACCCAATGTAAATGTACCAGAAAGAATAGTTCTTTGCTTGGATGTTTGTTTCGACAACAACAAATCACTGTATCGGTTAGGCGACGGCTCGACATTTACACCGATTAACATGATGAAGAGAGTAATAGAATTTTTCTTACATTCTAAAAGTGCAATTAATAAGAAAACTGAGTTTGCCATTATAGTGCTGAAAGGTTCAGAAGCTGTGTGGATACAAAACTTTACTAGTAACATAAAGGATATTTTAGGTACTATTGAATATTTAAACCCAGAAGAATGTACATCTGAAATATttgatatgaaaaatattttcaattggatTCGGCAGAAAGTTGAGATACCTGAATACAAAGATGGAGAGAGCACACAGCCTCCTCCTTATGTGGTGCGCTTGCTTGTGTTCTACGTGAGATCGAACTGTATTCCAATAATTCCACAAAACGAAGCTTACTACAGCTTCCTCAAGAAACAGTTGTACTTCTACATTGACATATTGCTAGCACATGAAGAAGAATGTTCTGTGTACAAATGTGAAGAGGTGTATGATGCACTTCAGGACTTAGATAATGGTTATTCCTATGTATTTGAAGTATCCAGAAATGCAACAAAGATCCATGATTGTATTGCTAAACTACTTGCCCATCCCCTACAGAGGCCTTTACAAAAAAACACAGATTATACATTTGGTGCTAAGAATTAAACAGTATAATGCATTTTGATATTTGAGTTTGTATCATCTCTTGCTTACTCACTTCCAATcctaaaagtaataatttaatatcttgTTATAATAAGTgatgtatgtttatatttatgttcatCATATTTGCTAGgataattaaatgaaacaagCAAACTCCtttgtgatatttatttcaGCTCTTAAGAGGGGTTATGATtggtataaaagaaaaaaaaactaatgctattttattacacaatagTTTCAAATACTTAGacatttattatgtactttagaGTTGATCAATATTTTATCAGGCTCCCAGGTTTCACaccatttatttacattttgcaCAGGCAATAAATGCTGTATAGACTGGTCATTACATCTCTACTAATCCTGTATGATAAAAGCTTGGTTGACAACATCCTAAGTTGCACCAGCTAAGATATTTAACTCCAATAACTACTTACAGAAATCAAGTTGTTATTCTAAATTCTCCGACACAGCCAACATTTTAATTCCATACTTACCCATAgagattaatttataatacttGCAAGATGACTAATTTTGGATATGAAGAAATCTGAATaatcatttcaaattatatttatgtatctgTAAAATCAGCCAGAAGATCTATATTTCGAGATTGAGCAAAATTAGCAAATGATTTATCCATAACAGACATACAAATCCCATTACATGTGGATCATTTTCGTTCTTAAAGATAGTTTAGCGAGACAATATTATGAGAGGAATAAAAATATCACGAATAGGCTGTTAAATGTCACAAACACGTagcaaacatttaattaatattaataaagtaaaacaaaactcGCCAAGCTATACATTTaagtaaacatataaaaaataaaagtaacatgtaaacaaatcataaaaaatattgttttatttacaacgaTTGGATTTACATCTAAAGCAATTTCAAGGAAGAGTGCTTTCTCCTCTAGAATCAAGTATATgcagacaataaaaataaataagcataatTCGGATGACGTCTAGGGTGCACAGCTAATGGACTAAAGAATAATACATACACTAGCTGTCCTTGTTACTCAATAGCAATAAATAATCGAAATTGTGAGCATTTGTTACATGGTTTAGGGGAGGGTCTTAAAATGGCATGAAGCACTAAACAAATGCTTTATTATCATTAAGCTGCAACACTTATCATCAATAGATTACATAATTCAGATTTTAATATCctactaataattaattattcgcCTAATGTAATTAGactgttaaaaaattaaataaagcttGTATTACAATAATACGTGATTTCCCCAAGTACAAATGATTGATCAACACGAGATTTCATACAATTCAGTCACATACATTTCATTTTAcagctataataaaattacatctGAGATCCTAGGGGTGTAATGATACACTATCGATGCCTAAGATTTGACACTGGTTAATTTACGaacgaaataaataacttcatgTATCAgtctcaatattttaaaaactatttacaatattgtaataaattcagCCGTTGTCAAATAAAATACCGAGTGAATATCATGCGGAATAAGAATGAGTCAACAGCTACACCTAGCCACTTTATCACTTTCTTAAATCTGTACTCTAATGAACAGTGATACAGATTACATGGAATGATAAATGATTTTACTTACAGTACCTTAAATAAGCCAATATTTGTGATATTAAAAGAGAATAATTAAAGCGTATAACCGCTCAGCCTCATCGCTGACACGTACGTTACAACGGAACTTCAGCAAATCGTATGATGacattttataaaacgtttCTAAGAAACGACCGGCCGCACTCGACCGCTTGCGATTTCGTCATGTAGACGTCCAGCGGAATCATTACGGTAGAAGTCGCATCGAGTCGGACCGGTCGGAGGGACCACTTCAAACATAAGTCAGTTCACTGCACAGTAACTACGGAGTGGAGGCGCAGTAGTGGCACGGCCCGCAGTAGGCGATGACACTCGGCGGGAAGACGGGACACGGAACTAGTCGTGCGGCGCCGGGACACGGGACCGGTCGCGGCGCCCACACACGGAACTAGTCGCGCGGCGCCGCGACACAGACTAGTTGTGCGGCGCCGCGCCACACAGCGGTCACAGCACGGCGGCGGCCAGCGCCTGCAGCGCCTGCAGGCCGCGTCAGGCCGGCGCCGCGCGCTCCGCCCGCTCGGGGACGGCCGGCGCCGCCTcgtccgcgcccgcgccgccgccgcgcgcgcgcATCACGTACGCGTACGTGCGGTACCTCTTTATCTGTCGAATACATCACACATTATTATTTCACTTGAACGTAGTACGTACGATATGGAAGGAGACAGGTGTGGTATAGTACCTCGTGCACGAGGTAGTGTTCCTTGAGGCGCGCGTGCGGCGCGTGCGTGGAGTGCGCGTGGTCCCGCGCGTGTCGCAGCGCGGCCAGTTCCTCCTCGAGCCGCGCCGCGCGCTCCTCGTGCTCCGCCAACTGCTCGCGCTGTACGATACCAAAATACGTTATTTACCTACTTCCATATAGATTCTTATGAGATTAAATGGTTATTTTTCATTTAGGACTGTACAAATCTCAAAATATGTAGTGCAAGTATATGTGTTGTGTAGTACCATGGAGAGCTTGGTGTGTGTACAGGGCAGTAGAGGGCGCTGGAACTTGCGCTGTGAGCCGACGGCGCCGGCCAGTGGCGCGGCCGAGTACGCGGCGCACACGAAGTTGATCGTTTCCACCCACGAACATAACTCCTTCGAATCGCtgcaatacaaattaatattttaacaacatCGAAAACTGTTATAATaggctataaataataatacaatgaaCAAGACAAGTTTCATCAACTAATAGTCATACAAACCTCGTTTGAAATAAGTATTCGGCCTGGTCAGCAGTCTGCAATCGAAATACGTGCTGCTTTTTCGTGTAGTCGGTCGCTTTCGTCGCCAGTGCGTGATGTATTCTGAAGataaatcatttctttttaacatTAATAGTTCCATATATATACATAACTAGTATAtgaatgtacataattatgtgttacCTGATAGCATTGTGTAAGTTATCGGACATCTGACTGCGTCGGAACCCGTGTTCGTCTTTATGAAGATATAGCACCAAGTCTCGCAGCGTACAGTAGAACATTTTCCAACCTCGACGGCCAAACGGAGCTGTAAACCGAAATAAGAGCTTTATGGGAAaatttacacaattttatttgttagggGTCGTCCATTAATCATTTCAACGATTTTTTGACCTTGGTGATATGTGTTGAGATTTTAGATTAACGGACGtctcacgtgattaatggacgtCCCCTTACCTTAATTTTTTAGTAATCTTATTTTAATCGAATTCGTGACAAATGGATGCGACGTGAACCGAGTGGTGGTATGGTAGAGAAGATATGTACATTTGTAAGCACTGTACTCTTCCTGTAAGCAATCTATCTCCACTCTTACTATGTATTGATGTAAAAGTCGTTGCTTGGTCTCTGTTTAAATACAAAAGAATGGTATGTACTAACTTTTCTTCCCGTTAGCGTCGACGCAGCACTTGCGCATGACGTATCCCTTCTTGTACTCGATGGCGCGGCTCTGGTCGGGCACGTCCAGGAACGGGTTGGCCCCCGCGCCGCCACTGCGGACCTCGCCGCCCGCGCCACCCGCCGGCTGGGCTTCCGCGTCGCTGTACATTCACAACAATAACGACATTATTATTAGATCATTCACCAAGAAAAAACTAGGAAATAAAGTCATTAGTCGGTCCATTGTCCTTGCCTACCCCTCATGGGatacaggcgtgaagttatgtatgtatgtatgtaaactttgATAATCAGTAGTTTATCAAAGTTAACATGGGTAGTTGCTCAAACAGTCCATGTATGGTAGGCCAACCTGTGCGCAAACAGGTCCTGGCCACTTTCTTCCAGTGTTCCTTTTACATGACGCGAACTTTAATAGTGCACCATGTTGACTTCTATAACCTActaagaaatattattgttacagATGCGTATATAGGGTGGTACGTACAGTGCCCACTGCAGTGGCTGCGTCCGGATGGCGTGGTAGAGTTGTTTGAGTGTTTCCCTCGGGAAGTTGTCTCCGTCGTTGAGGTCCGCGAGGTTGTCTATGAACTCCGCGCACGACATGCGGCGGAACGTTCCTCCGCCGCCGCAGCCGTGCAGGTCCGTGTTCAGGAGCATTATGGCGCACGTCAGCGTGTGCACCGCGTCTGGAATATGGATTTATCTCGATTACAAATTGTGTTCACTGTGGCCATAGAAAACTTTTGTTGTAATTTTTCCGAGACTCAAAAAAATGCTTGTAGAAAGGAAACAATTAATCTGTTATAAAGGAtggcagataacttggcaagattttgttatcatttttttcaaattactttattaactagaAATATGCGGACGCGgacgttcaatagtcagcgCAAAGTCGTCACCCctgcgcacgatgcttgtgaggatcaatccctgtgcgattggcggaaatttcttataattaaaaaaaaaatttgcaaGTTACATGTTGAAGACTATACTGGCAGTCGACTATGATATATTGAATAATACACGGTGAGTGTATGTGTACCTTGCGAGTTGAAGGAGCCGGGGTTGCACTCGAGGTACCTCCGCGAGAAGTGCACGAGGACCCGCTCCCGCTCCTGCGTCTCGCCGGAGAGCGCGAACCGCGCCAGGAACGTGCGCAGCGCCGCGTCCAGCGTCGCGCCAGACAACTCGAAGTGGCGCACGTACTCCTCCGCCACCGCGCGGGAGAACTCGTTGCTGGACAATACggaccaatttcaataacctatctatcgaTAGATCTCAGATCTGACTATAATACAAAGTGTGTCACTGTGTCATAAATTCATAATTCTAAGTTATTCAACTGGCTGTTTAGGCAATACTTCTGAATTCTCTAAACATATCAAAGTTTGCCCTTTCTGTCTACGTTCTTTACAATCGAAGACCTACTCAGATTATACTAAACTATTAAGAGGTACTATAACTTACTTTTTACTTAAATGCCTCGAAACATCCGACTTCTTGAATCCGTCGAGGTGGTAGAGTCGCTTGGCGAGTCGTTCGGCGGAAGGTATGTCGACGGCCTTGGGGCTGTAGTGGAACGAGTGCAGCGAGTCCCCGTCCGAGCCCTCGTCCGACCCACCGTCGGACCCGCTACACAGCTCCTGCAATACAACGCATTCATGTAGTACACAACTATACATGAAGAtcttttatgtatgttaagttAGAGATTCACCCCCAAATACTGAAaggctactcaattttaagttatacttaaatatcgtgctatttctgtcatattataaagaattaataaggacagaactagttttgggagcgacttaaaattaagtaacgtttgagtattcggacatcaAAGTTTTAGTTAGCTTTACTTGGGTGTTCATGTCTCAGCGGAGATAATGTTTACTAATAACATGAACGTACCTGATATCCCTGGTTCTCCGGCGAGTTATGTCCGTTTTCTTTACCATTCTGCGtgtaattactattattattgttatttacattttctgtGACGTTCGCGTTCTGTTTGTCGGGGCCTTTGACTTGTATCACTATTCTGTAGTCGTTGTTGTGGTCTCCGTTGAGGGTGACGTCGCTGCCGTGTTCGTTGGAGTAGGAGGAGTTGGATTTGGCTCGTTTGTGGCAAGGTTCGGAGACTAGTATCGTGGAGTCGGAGTCGGACGGGTCGGACAGTTCCATCCGCGGACACTCGCGCCCCGTCTCGAACATGTCGTCCTGGTCCTGGTAGTCCGGGCTCGATATGTTCGACACCGCTTCTGATAGACTCATGTCCCCTTCAAGTGGAAAGAAATAGGTTAGGTAAGTGACGAATTAATGTAGAATGTAATGGTGCTAGATTATTTAGAATTTCTAAAACATTATATAATAGTGATAAatgataatgtaattttttctaTGAGTTTGCGTTctacgctctgattggccggctcgaataaaacaaaccaatcaaagcgccgaatgcgttttcgtttcgattaccgtacgtacgtaaagcaaactcatactaagggtactggtcacTGATATAGAATTCTTGTGTAGAATAACCCAAGTGTGGTAGTTACCATTGAGGGGTCGATGGTGGTGGTGCGTGACGAGGTGTCGGTGGGGGGGCGTGGCGCGGGACGACATCACGGACGACGACGCCGACGTCGGCGACGCGGGCGACGACGACCTGCAGAAATAAAGCATATTATAAACAAtactgaaatataattatatatttttcatataaatctaCTGAATACTCCACACATGCATATTATCATCATAACACTGTTATCCATTCAAATTACAGTTACTTACGAAGAAATGATTACAAGTAACGTTACCTTTTCTTTAGTATCATTCATCATGCAAGTTATTGCTTAAAAGTTATAGAGAATTAACCTCAATGTTGTAAGTCATAAGATTCAAAGCTGGatattgttgtttgttaaaACAGATTAATAGCAGTTTTAATAGTAATTggtaagtttaaatttaattaattagtcagTAGAACGCCTTATTGCTCTAATGTTAGCAAGCACTGCTTCCGCTGCTTCAGACTGAATTTCTGATAACTACCTCTACTAATGCAGATTTCGTATTTTAAGAGAGAAAtgtgttataaattataatgttacgTTTACCAAAGATCGAGAGAATGTTTATTTCCTAACAAAGGAATGGTATCCCCAAACAATTTGAAAGTTAAGtaaaaacagacaaacagaaaactaataaaaagtattaaactagaatattcaattaaaaacctTAATAAATCTACACACTACAAAGTACTAAATTCtctaatttaattgaaatatacggCACACTTGCACTTTaggaaaagctctactagtttcaagtcataccgGGACTCATAGATGCGCAGCGATGTCGCCTCGAAACTAGTAGTTTTCAACATTAGTTCACAAGAGTAAGccgtatatttaaattaatttagggcctgtttcacaatgtttgGATAGCGACTATCTACTAAACAAATTTAACTTATAGAACATAATTTTCATGAACTATCTGCcattatttttaggtaattatAAGAGGGTGGTAAAACAGGACCTCAGAATGTGACTAGGATATAAATAATACGATAATACGTGTGTAGTTATAAACAAAGGTTGGGCATACCGTTGCGACATGCCGTCGGATATGGAGGTGGAGTTGGAGGTGGCGCCCGAGCGGCCCGAGCCGTTGCAGGCGGCGCGCTCCGCGGCGCTCGACACCGGCGCGTTGTACGTCCACACGATCCTACGTACCACACACACGTCACTACCCAGCTACCCAGCTACCCATCTACTCTACACACGCTACGTATCTAAGCCCCCTTACGCACTAGCAGTTGACCACCAAGGCGGTTCGTATCGCCAGACGCGGTTACCATACCGGTTGTATATTACATTGAAAAAGCGGCCAACCGCGGGGGACGGCTAGCCGCGCGGTTGGCCGCTAGTGCGTAAGTCCCTTGAGAGTACAGTCTCACTTACATATATTCAGGTTTGAGGATGTTATTGGTATTGAGATTTCATAAAAATAGGTTAACTCAGAAAAGGCCACATATAAATGCaatcgaattgagaacctcttcATTTCTTTGAATACCAGGTATTAAGTCCGCTTTATACATATCtattgtagttatatttttaaactgaagtGTAAAACAGATTAGTTGCAAATGGCGAATCaggttattgttattaattaatgacaAATTAGTAAATTGTTTTGAAGTGACAGAAATAAACTGAGCAGTGATGCTAACGCGAAGCAGCGTGGTTAAAACATTAGGGTTATGTTTGATGATGACTGAAATTGTATT
Coding sequences within it:
- the LOC118268406 gene encoding BRISC and BRCA1-A complex member 1-like; this translates as MDTPDLLTPFNAQSDSEPSNTPGSQAITISSSANDDCSELQEHVMENIQKPNVPNVNVPERIVLCLDVCFDNNKSLYRLGDGSTFTPINMMKRVIEFFLHSKSAINKKTEFAIIVLKGSEAVWIQNFTSNIKDILGTIEYLNPEECTSEIFDMKNIFNWIRQKVEIPEYKDGESTQPPPYVVRLLVFYVRSNCIPIIPQNEAYYSFLKKQLYFYIDILLAHEEECSVYKCEEVYDALQDLDNGYSYVFEVSRNATKIHDCIAKLLAHPLQRPLQKNTDYTFGAKN